In Daphnia magna isolate NIES linkage group LG7, ASM2063170v1.1, whole genome shotgun sequence, a single genomic region encodes these proteins:
- the LOC116928007 gene encoding transcription elongation factor SPT4, producing MSVDIVPKDLRNNRACLVCSLIKTFEQFEFDGCDNCDEFLRMKNNKDNIYDCTSTNFDGMVALMSPEDSWVAKWQRINRKVKGVYAISVSGRLPETFIRELKSRGITYRSRDTSQRQ from the exons ATGTCTGTCGACATTGTTCCTAAAGATCTTCGCAACAATAGAGCTTGCCTCGTGTGCTCGTTGATAAAG ACGTTCGAGCAATTCGAATTTGATGGCTGTGACAATTGCGATGAATTtcttcgaatgaagaataacAAGGACAACATCTATGATTGTACTAGTACCAACTTTGATGG AATGGTTGCTCTGATGAGCCCCGAAGATAGTTGGGTGGCCAAATGGCAAAGAATTA ACAGAAAGGTTAAGGGTGTTTATGCAATTTCCGTGTCTGGACGACTACCTGAGACCTTCATTAGGGAACTGAAGTCTAGAGGCATTACTTACAGATCCCGAGATACAAGCCAACGTCAATAA
- the LOC116928004 gene encoding Meckel syndrome type 1 protein: MGLTKVIAATNNIFVENIKPDCIRHVINVTIDTAKEFHDCSHVYIRYLIDATPDWVLAEPKSLHGVTHQSKARNDSSNHFGHRFTLDVSKSWHHSSSETAELVPTPLLLLLLEVYDVNMWNRQKSVGYGFTHIPLTPGCYSIDVPTWRPHVTDTSLQLHDFFLGLAPQIENIKYAGFPDDGNNDTTVLGRFPFSTEASGSVKVRFDTMIQRGRNVLEQEQIQTSINLHRPSATSNAVEEVIQTYHRAKQRLKAAHDALLR, from the exons ATGGGTTTGACAAAAGTTATCGCAGCAACCAACAATATCTTCGTCGAAAATATCAAACCCGATTGTATACGCCACGTTATAAATGTGACCATAGATACCGCCAAGGAATTTCATGACTGCAGCCATGTGTACATCCGGTATCTGATCGATGCAACACCAG ATTGGGTATTAGCTGAACCTAAAAGCCTCCACGGTGTCACCCATCAATCTAAAGCTAGAAATGATTCTAGCAACCACTTTGGACACCGCTTCACGCTAGATGTGTCAAAATCTTGGCATCACTCGTCGTCGGAAACTGCTGAGCTCGTTCCAACTCCTTTACTGCTTCTCCTCTTGGAAGTTTACGATGTCAACATGTGGAATAGACAGAAATCCGTGGGCTACGGTTTCACACACATCCCGTTAACTCCAGGCTGCTACTCAATTGACGTGCCGACTTGGCGCCCTCACGTCACAGATACCAGCCTTCAACTTCACGACTTTTTTCTGGGCTTGGCTCCACAGATTGAAAACATCAAGTACGCCGGATTTCCTGATGAT GGTAATAATGATACGACGGTTTTGGGTCGTTTTCCGTTCAGCACGGAGGCGTCGGGCTCCGTTAAAGTACGGTTTGATACCATGATCCAAAGGGGTCGGAATGTGCTGGAACAGGAGCAGATTCAGACATCCATCAACCTACACAGACCGTCGGCAACGAGCAACGCCGTGGAGGAAGTGATCCAAACTTACCACAGAGCCAAGCAGAGATTAAAAGCTGCCCACGACGCACTTTTGAGATAA
- the LOC116927992 gene encoding mediator of RNA polymerase II transcription subunit 15 yields MATDDWKSPGFRQNVAARIEEAIRQSGNPTTKTASEMETHFFQRANNKEDYLNYLARLLIHIKELSAKARAQGGTGVGVAGPQGNVQSNNQQQQVGNISQPQMMNHMNVRPQMMQNMGMDQQQMNQMAPNQQQMNQMAPNQQQQMNQMAPNQQQQINQQQHQQMNQQQMNQMVMNQQQQNQQQQMNQQQMNQMGVNQQQQQNQQQMNQFNPNNPNMNIGNPLMQQLGAPNQQQQQQQPQGTAVNNPSSALISQLNQNQQQQNMGPMGGGMPRPRFAGPPGVTATAKMTPQQQQQQQAQAQQQQQMLNQQMLMQQRKQQAEMIQNPSTPQQFAGPGVPSPAQQQQQPMQSMQQQQPMSSGMTSHMSAPSPAYVHSPGNVQLVSSPAAAGRMGGPQQQQQQQRSLSSLLPPPSPSMMNVPTPGGGGMLHTPQGAGMGGMAMTGQGGGMGASGAGTEEQMYLEKVRQLSRFIEPLTRLIGRFGDDDSEKLSKMKIMLDILSNPSKRMPMDTLLKCEAVLEKMDFKRSESGSVAPPSVASVPSLGVAVPTAKDNPPAATPLLSLLETIANQARSPYINHTLQRTFAPAVNSLIGCDIAAPPAPKRRHFDSADDDRADELMDTIEREVANLYPRFKVDMDQMHLMGSQELHLICRLDDKYLPSVPALRIVVPRDYPRMAPFCDSQQPDYDVSSFTRAVLQGLSDRLRHMPHRYTVSQILNCWEMALRHACKPTSNNANNRDVNSLTVALGV; encoded by the exons ATGGCTACAGATGACTGGAAGAGCCCTGGCTTTCGCCAAAATGTAGCCGCTAGAAT CGAGGAAGCCATTCGACAGTCGGGGAATCCCACGACCAAAACGGCTAGCGAAATGGAAACTCACTTCTTCCAGAGAGCCAATAACAAA GAAGATTATTTAAACTACCTTGCCCGTTTGCTGATCCACATAAAAGAGCTTA gtGCCAAAGCAAGAGCCCAAGGTGGTACGGGAGTAGGAGTTGCTGGTCCTCAAGGCAATGTTCAatcaaacaaccaacagcaACAAG tgGGTAACATTTCTCAACCTCAGATGATGAACCACATGAATGTGAGGCCGCAAATGATGCAGAACATGGGAATGGATCAGCAGCAAATGAATCAAATGGCCCCCaatcaacaacaaatgaaTCAGATGGCTCCcaatcaacaacagcaaatgaATCAGATGGCTCCcaatcaacaacagcaaataaATCAGCAGCAGCACCAGCAGATGAATCAGCAACAAATGAATCAGATGGTGATGAATCAGCAACAGCAGAACCAACAGCAACAGATGAACCAACAGCAAATGAATCAAATGGGTGTGaatcagcagcaacagcagaatCAACAGCAAATGAACCAGTTTAATCCTAACAACCCCAATATGAACATTGGTAATCCATTGATGCAACAACTTGGCGCCCCAaaccaacagcagcagcaacaacaaccccAGGGAACTGCAGTAAATAACCCGAGTTCGGCACTTATCAGCCAACTCAATCAaaatcagcaacaacaaaacatgGGACCAATGGGTGGCGGCATGCCACGACCAAGATTCGCTGGTCCTCCAGGTGTCACGGCTACAGCCAAGATGACccctcaacaacaacagcaacaacaagcTCAGgctcagcaacagcaacaaatgcTCAACCAGCAGATGCTGATGCAACAACGCAAGCAACAAGCTGAAATGATTCAGAATCCATCGACACCACAACAATTTGCCGGTCCTGGAGTGCCTTCTCCTgctcaacaacagcaacaacctATGCAGTCAatgcagcaacagcagcccatGTCGTCGGGGATGACGAGCCATATGAGCGCTCCGTCGCCAGCCTATGTCCATTCACCTGGTAATGTTCAGTTGGTCTCTTCACCCGCTGCTGCAGGACGAATGGGAGGtccgcaacaacaacagcaacagcaaagAAGTTTGAGCAGTCTGCTACCTCCACCGTCGCCATCAATGATGAACGTCCCTACACCGGGTGGGGGAGGGATGTTGCATACTCCGCAGGGCGCTGGAATGGGAGGAATGGCAATGACTGGACAGGGAGGCGGAATGGGCGCATCCGGTGCTGGAACCGAGGAACAAATGTATTTGGAGAAAGTAAGACAGTTGAGCCGCTTCATCGAGCCATTGACACGTCTTATCGGTCGCTTTGGTGACGATGACTCTGAGAAATtaagcaaaatgaaaatcatgttGGATATCCTGTCAAATCCGTCCAAACGGATGCCGATGGATACTCTACTCAAGTGCGAAGCCGTGCTGGAGAAAATGGATTTTAAAAGG AGTGAATCGGGTAGTGTGGCCCCTCCTTCAGTAGCTTCCGTGCCAAGTTTGGGTGTGGCTGTTCCTACCGCCAAAGACAACCCACCAGCTGCCACTCCACTGCTCTCCCTATTGGAAACGATAGCTAACCAG GCACGATCTCCTTACATCAATCACACTCTGCAGCGAACTTTCGCGCCCGCTGTCAATTCCCTAATTGGTTGCGACATTGCAGCTCCACCAGCGCCCAAGAGACGGCACTTTGACTCTGCCGACGATGACAGGGCTGATGAATTGATGGATACCATCGAGAGAGAAGTTGCCAACTTGTACCCTCGTTTTAAG GTGGATATGGACCAAATGCATCTGATGGGATCGCAGGAATTACACCTGATCTGTCGTCTTGATGACAAATATTTGCCTTCAGTGCCGGCTTTACGTATCGTCGTGCCACGTGACTACCCACGAATGGCACCGTTTTGTGACAGCCAGCAGCCCGACTATG ACGTCAGTTCCTTCACCCGAGCCGTCTTGCAAGGCTTGAGCGATCGGTTGCGTCACATGCCTCATCGCTATACAGTCAGCCAAATTTTGAACTGTTGGGAGATGGCTCTTCGCCACGCATGCAAGCCCACCAGCAACAATGCAAATAACAGGGACGTTAACTCCCTAACAGTCGCTTTGGGAGTTTGA
- the LOC116927990 gene encoding glutamate receptor ionotropic, kainate 2 gives MAYSKQCLLFVLTVFTFATRTSFALPEVIRIGGLFDSSDPMPESAFRQALDRINENGRFLPKSNLVSLSERLPPSDSHFASRRVCQMLRNGLAAVLGPSSSSTSSHVQSICDALEIPHVNTGCQSRLRRTQYAINLHPHPTALGQAYVDVIRTWDWKTFTILYEEEESMVRLQLLLKVSTTSGFKINVRKMPETTNFRPFLKEIDAKGERNIVLDCSAETLAVVLKQAQQVGLITSSYSFFITSLDLHTLDLEDYKYSGTNITGLRLVDLNKIKAANLTKAYSSTSRYYNPTLMNPNATTFTTETALTYDAVHMIAKALRELDRSQDVRVKSLNCDGVDTWIHGNSLINYMTLVEMEGLTGFIKFDTQGYRTFFYLSILELTPEGLTAVSSWNPIDGANVTRPTVTEATTLLDDNLINKTLIVSSKLSDPYFMLKESADMLTGNDRFEGFVVDVIDEVSKLLGFKYVLRMAADSNYGTLDPVTGEWNGIILELLEEKADLGIADLSITYEREQAVDFSLPFMNTGISILYKKPQKQPPSLFSFLSPLSVEVWIYMCAAYVGISLALFILARLTPLEWVNPHPCDPNPKEYENQFNFLNSTWFTIGSLMQQGCDLAPRATSTRMVAGIWWFFTMIMISSYTANLAAFLTIERVESPISSVDDLAKQTKIKYGIVGSGSTLAFFRDAKIATYQRMWQFMEANNRSSTPQMPGPYVKSNMEGVKRVQDSKGLYAFLMESSTIEFFTERKCDLTQVGGMIDSKGYGIAMRPGSPYRAAISQAVLKLQETNRLLILKSRWWKEKRGGGACKDEGGGSSAASELGLANVGGVFVVLVCGLGIAIFISLCEFSWEARKIVNEEGDSFWKGMLREFRSAVRTSGNTKPVKRRYGSSVARSESKL, from the exons ATGGCGTATTCGAAACAATGTTTACTTTTCGTTTTAACGGTCTTTACATTTGCCACTAGAACGAGTTTTGCTCTGCCAGAGGTCATCCGGATTG GAGGATTGTTTGATAGTTCAGATCCTATGCCCGAATCAGCTTTCAGACAAGCTCTGGATCGAATCAACGAAAATGGGAGATTTCTACCAAAGTCCAATTTGGTGTCGTTAAGCGAACGCTTACCACCCAGCGATTCACATTTTGCTTCAAGAAGAG TGTGTCAGATGTTGCGTAACGGATTGGCGGCTGTTCTGGGACCTTCATCTTCGTCGACATCTTCCCACGTCCAATCGATTTGCGACGCTCTTGAGATTCCGCACGTCAATACTGGCTGTCAATCACGTCTCCGTCGGACACAGTACGCAATCAACTTGCATCCGCATCCCACAGCTTTAGGACAGGCTTACGTGGATGTCATCCGCACCTGGGACTGGAAGACGTTTACCATCCTCTACGAGGAAGAAGAATCCATGGTGAGACTCCAGCTTCTTCTCAAAGTGTCCACTACGTCCGGCTTTAAAATCAACGTACGGAAAATGCCCGAAACCACCAATTTCAG GCcatttttgaaagaaattgaTGCCAAAGGTGAACGCAATATCGTGCTGGACTGCTCGGCTGAAACGTTGGCGGTTGTTTTGAAACAGGCCCAACAAGTTGGATTGATCACATCTTCCTATTCGTTTTTCATTACCTCGCTG GATCTCCATACCCTCGATCTGGAAGATTACAAATACAGTGGTACTAACATTACCGGATTGAGATTGGTGGATCTCAACAAGATCAAAGCTGCCAATTTGACCAAGGCGTACAGCAGCACCAGTCGATATTATAATCCCACTCTGATGAATCCAAATGCAACCACGTTTACG ACGGAAACGGCACTGACTTACGATGCTGTTCACATGATCGCCAAAGCCCTGCGTGAATTGGATCGCAGTCAAGACGTCCGAGTTAAATCTTTGAATTGCGATGGGGTTGATACGTGGATCCATGGCAACAGCCTCATCAATTACATGACACTG GTGGAAATGGAAGGATTGACGGGATTCATCAAATTCGACACGCAAGGATACCGCACTTTCTTTTATCTCAGCATTTTGGAATTAACACCCGAAGGATTGACGGCTGTCAGTTCTTGGAATCCGATAGACGGAGCCAATGTGACCCGTCCGACTGTAACGGAGGCAACGACTCTTTTGGATGATAACCTGATCAATAAGACGTTAATTGTATCGTCGAAATTG AGCGATCCTTATTTCATGTTGAAAGAATCTGCAGATATGCTCACGGGAAATGATAGATTCGAAGGATTCGTGGTAGACGTCATCGACGAAGTGTCGAAACTGTTGGGTTTCAAATATGTTTTAAGAATGGCGGCAGATTCAAATTACGGAACACTTGATCCAGTTACCGGCGAATGGAACGGAATCATCCTCGAGTTGCTCGAAGAG AAAGCTGATTTGGGTATCGCCGATTTGAGCATCACCTATGAACGGGAGCAGGCTGTAGACTTTTCGTTACCCTTCATGAATACAg GTATCAGCATTCTGTACAAGAAACCCCAGAAACAACCTCCcagcttgttttctttcttgtcaCCATTGTCCGTCGAGGTCTGGATCTACATGTGTGCAGCTTACGTTGGAATTTCCTTGGCTCTCTTCATTCTCGCCAG GTTGACACCACTCGAATGGGTCAATCCACATCCATGTGATCCGAATCCAAAGGAATACGAAAACCAGTTTAACTTCCTGAACAGTACCTGGTTTACGATCGGCTCTCTGATGCAACAGGGTTGTGATTTAGCCCCGAG gGCAACATCAACTCGTATGGTGGCTGGAATTTGGTGGTTTTTCACGATGATTATGATTTCTTCGTACACTGCCAATTTGGCTGCTTTCCTAACCATCGAACGAGTTGAATCTCCAATTTCTTCTGTAGACGATTTGGCCAAACAGACGAAAATCAAATACGGCATTGTCGGTTCGGGATCTACCTTGGCATTCTTCCGA GATGCCAAAATAGCCACGTATCAGCGAATGTGGCAGTTTATGGAAGCGAATAATCGATCTTCGACGCCTCAAATGCCTGGCCCCTACGTCAAAAGTAACATGGAAGGTGTGAAACGTGTCCAAGACTCGAAAGGACTCTACGCCTTCTTGATGGAATCGTCCACTATCGAATTTTTCACAGAGAGAAAATGTGATTTAACACAAGTTGGTGGTATGATTGATTCGAAAGGTTATGGCATCGCCATGCGACCAG GATCACCGTACAGGGCAGCAATCAGCCAGGCCGTGCTCAAATTGCAGGAAACGAATCGACTGTTGATCCTGAAGAGCAGATGGTGGAAAGAGAAACGAGGTGGAGGGGCCTGCAAA GACGAAGGTGGTGGTAGCTCAGCGGCTAGCGAACTTGGATTGGCTAACGTCGGTGGAGTTTTTGTCGTCCTGGTTTGCGGTCTCGGCATCGCCATTTTCATCAGTTTGTGCGAATTCTCCTGGGAGGCTCGCAAAATTGTTAATGAAGAAGGAGACAGTTTTTGGAAAGGAATGCTACGCGAATTTCGATCGGCTGTGCGAACGAGCGGAAACACTAAACCTGTCAAACGTCGATACGGTTCGTCAGTCGCTCGTAGCGAGTCGAAACTCTGA
- the LOC123474389 gene encoding alpha-(1,3)-fucosyltransferase C-like isoform X1, producing MMAHRFRSMALQALHSIHTCCSSRALLCLASSFVGATFAFCYLLPAYWDYHQFSSHLSQVADVSGTVTTCPCQTDRKIIILYWTKYFRSTDFGFGMGLTPFHECHTNQTSNRRGCLTTTDRSFVNDSDAILFHARDININDLPPAGWRRPHQNYVFLLYESPVNTNLNMLRQPLFRNYFNRTMTYRRDSDVVDLHPYGHMQCIDAASPSCSKLPQTADAKKPNIVQENDDSTSVPVKIDLTLKNWTVAWFVSNCETNSRRELLARNLSHFIPVDIFGHCANANNITCSDRAACDEKLSRHYRFYLSFENSLCLDYVTEKLYRPLQHNAVPVVYGGADYSLYLPAGSYVNAMDFGSPERLADHLNKLMGDDELYLTYFRWKSKYAVERRAKDAMCQLCQLLGDSKTKEKSYADIAEWWAEQSAQRVCNLRKCPTFLFRSTVGPPARLPSP from the exons ATGATGGCGCATCGTTTTCGTTCAATGGCACTCCAAGCTCTGCATTCAATCCACACATGCTGCTCGTCGCGGGCACTCCTTTGTTTGGCCAGTAGCTTTGTTGGAGCAACGTTTGCCTTTTGTTATCTACTGCCTGCATATTGGGACTACCATCAGTTTTCCTCTCATCTCTCACAG GTAGCAGATGTGTCTGGCACGGTGACAACATGTCCGTGTCAAACTGATCGTAAGATCATCATTCTCTACTGGACAAAATATTTTCGGTCGACGGATTTTGGCTTCGGCATGGGACTGACACCCTTCCACGAGTGTCACACGAATCAAACCAGTAACAGAAGAGGATGTTTAACGACAACGGATCGAAGTTTCGTGAATGATAGCGACGCCATCCTCTTTCACGCACGTGACATTAACATCAACGATTTGCCTCCGGCCGGATGGAGGCGACCGCATCAAAATTACGTCTTTCTCCTTTACGAGTCGCCAGTCAACACGAATCTAAACATGTTGCGACAACCTTTATTCCGCAATTATTTCAATAGAACAATGACTTATCGTCGCGATTCGGACGTCGTCGATTTGCATCCGTACGGCCACATGCAGTGCATCGACGCTGCTTCACCATCGTGTTCCAAATTGCCACAAACTGCTGATGCAAAGAAGCCAAACATCGTCCAAGAGAACGACGATTCCACGTCGGTTCCCGTCAAAATAGACTTGACATTGAAAAATTGGACTGTCGCCTGGTTCGTGTCGAATTGCGAGACAAACAGTCGGCGTGAATTGCTGGCCCGTAACCTGTCGCACTTCATTCCAGTCGATATTTTCGGCCATTGTGCAAACGCAAACAACATCACCTGCTCCGATCGGGCTGCATGCGACGAGAAACTGAGTCGTCATTATCGTTTCTACCTCAGTTTTGAGAACTCTTTGTGTTTAGATTACGTCACTGAGAAACTCTACCGACCTTTGCAACACAATGCAGTCCCAGTCGTTTACGGAGGTGCTGACTATTCTTTGTATCTTCCGGCTGGATCGTACGTGAACGCCATGGATTTCGGCAGTCCTGAGCGCCTTGCCGATCACTTGAACAAACTGATGGGAGACGACGAGCTGTACCTGACGTACTTTCGCTGGAAGTCTAAATACGCAGTCGAAAGAAGAGCGAAAGACGCAATGTGCCAACTGTGTCAATTACTTGGTGATTccaaaacgaaagaaaagagttATGCAGATATTGCTGAGTGGTGGGCAG AACAATCAGCGCAAAGGGTTTGCAACCTAAGGAAATGCCCCacctttctttttcgttccaCAGTTGGGCCACCAGCGAGATTGCCCTCGCCGTAG
- the LOC123474389 gene encoding alpha-(1,3)-fucosyltransferase C-like isoform X2 codes for MMAHRFRSMALQALHSIHTCCSSRALLCLASSFVGATFAFCYLLPAYWDYHQFSSHLSQVADVSGTVTTCPCQTDRKIIILYWTKYFRSTDFGFGMGLTPFHECHTNQTSNRRGCLTTTDRSFVNDSDAILFHARDININDLPPAGWRRPHQNYVFLLYESPVNTNLNMLRQPLFRNYFNRTMTYRRDSDVVDLHPYGHMQCIDAASPSCSKLPQTADAKKPNIVQENDDSTSVPVKIDLTLKNWTVAWFVSNCETNSRRELLARNLSHFIPVDIFGHCANANNITCSDRAACDEKLSRHYRFYLSFENSLCLDYVTEKLYRPLQHNAVPVVYGGADYSLYLPAGSYVNAMDFGSPERLADHLNKLMGDDELYLTYFRWKSKYAVERRAKDAMCQLCQLLGDSKTKEKSYADIAEWWAGNKTTNPICRSPPATLV; via the exons ATGATGGCGCATCGTTTTCGTTCAATGGCACTCCAAGCTCTGCATTCAATCCACACATGCTGCTCGTCGCGGGCACTCCTTTGTTTGGCCAGTAGCTTTGTTGGAGCAACGTTTGCCTTTTGTTATCTACTGCCTGCATATTGGGACTACCATCAGTTTTCCTCTCATCTCTCACAG GTAGCAGATGTGTCTGGCACGGTGACAACATGTCCGTGTCAAACTGATCGTAAGATCATCATTCTCTACTGGACAAAATATTTTCGGTCGACGGATTTTGGCTTCGGCATGGGACTGACACCCTTCCACGAGTGTCACACGAATCAAACCAGTAACAGAAGAGGATGTTTAACGACAACGGATCGAAGTTTCGTGAATGATAGCGACGCCATCCTCTTTCACGCACGTGACATTAACATCAACGATTTGCCTCCGGCCGGATGGAGGCGACCGCATCAAAATTACGTCTTTCTCCTTTACGAGTCGCCAGTCAACACGAATCTAAACATGTTGCGACAACCTTTATTCCGCAATTATTTCAATAGAACAATGACTTATCGTCGCGATTCGGACGTCGTCGATTTGCATCCGTACGGCCACATGCAGTGCATCGACGCTGCTTCACCATCGTGTTCCAAATTGCCACAAACTGCTGATGCAAAGAAGCCAAACATCGTCCAAGAGAACGACGATTCCACGTCGGTTCCCGTCAAAATAGACTTGACATTGAAAAATTGGACTGTCGCCTGGTTCGTGTCGAATTGCGAGACAAACAGTCGGCGTGAATTGCTGGCCCGTAACCTGTCGCACTTCATTCCAGTCGATATTTTCGGCCATTGTGCAAACGCAAACAACATCACCTGCTCCGATCGGGCTGCATGCGACGAGAAACTGAGTCGTCATTATCGTTTCTACCTCAGTTTTGAGAACTCTTTGTGTTTAGATTACGTCACTGAGAAACTCTACCGACCTTTGCAACACAATGCAGTCCCAGTCGTTTACGGAGGTGCTGACTATTCTTTGTATCTTCCGGCTGGATCGTACGTGAACGCCATGGATTTCGGCAGTCCTGAGCGCCTTGCCGATCACTTGAACAAACTGATGGGAGACGACGAGCTGTACCTGACGTACTTTCGCTGGAAGTCTAAATACGCAGTCGAAAGAAGAGCGAAAGACGCAATGTGCCAACTGTGTCAATTACTTGGTGATTccaaaacgaaagaaaagagttATGCAGATATTGCTGAGTGGTGGGCAGGTAACAAGACTACCAATCCAATTTGCCGGTCGCCACCTGCAACACTTGTTTAG